A window of Opitutus sp. ER46 contains these coding sequences:
- a CDS encoding pyridoxine 5'-phosphate synthase: MILLGVNIDHCATVRQARYREVGSCGGAIEPDPVTFALAAERAGADGITVHLREDRRHIQERDVQRLRESIATRLNLEMACTPEMTAFALKLRPDSVCLVPENRREVTTEGGLDIVGNRERVAAVVDAMNAAGIITSLFIDPDEPQIELSAALRAPWIELHTGAYANAYGTPRRAAELQRLRIGAVRAHDLGLAVNAGHGINYVNIAEIRTLPHLHELNIGHSIVSRALFTGVDEAVREMQARMRGQR; the protein is encoded by the coding sequence ATGATCCTCCTCGGCGTAAACATCGACCACTGTGCGACCGTCCGGCAGGCCCGCTACCGTGAGGTCGGCAGTTGCGGGGGGGCCATCGAACCGGATCCGGTCACGTTCGCGCTCGCGGCCGAACGCGCCGGCGCCGACGGAATCACTGTCCACTTGCGCGAGGATCGCCGCCACATCCAGGAGCGCGACGTCCAGCGGTTGCGCGAGTCGATCGCCACGCGCCTCAACCTCGAGATGGCGTGCACGCCCGAGATGACCGCCTTTGCGCTGAAGCTCCGTCCGGATTCAGTCTGCCTCGTGCCCGAGAACCGTCGTGAGGTCACGACCGAGGGCGGCCTTGATATCGTGGGCAACCGGGAACGCGTTGCGGCCGTGGTCGATGCCATGAACGCCGCGGGCATCATCACCAGCCTCTTCATCGATCCGGACGAGCCGCAGATTGAGCTCAGCGCCGCCTTGCGCGCGCCGTGGATCGAGCTGCACACCGGCGCCTATGCCAACGCGTATGGGACGCCCCGGCGGGCGGCTGAACTGCAGCGGCTCCGCATCGGGGCGGTGCGCGCGCACGATCTCGGCCTCGCGGTCAACGCGGGCCACGGCATCAACTACGTCAACATCGCCGAGATTCGCACGCTGCCCCACCTGCACGAACTCAACATTGGCCACTCGATCGTGAGCCGCGCGCTGTTCACCGGCGTCGACGAGGCGGTGCGCGAGATGCAGGCGCGCATGCGCGGACAGCGCTGA
- the acpS gene encoding holo-ACP synthase codes for MNLDLPPGGILIGIGTDIIEVERVRGVLERQGERFLERVFTAEERAYCAQMAHPHKHYAARFAAKEAVSKCFSTGIGAELGWRSVSIYHGPRHQPLVRLDAQGEALLRQVGATHVHISLSHTDTVAMAVAALVRA; via the coding sequence ATGAACCTCGACCTTCCTCCCGGCGGCATCCTGATCGGCATCGGGACGGACATCATCGAGGTTGAACGCGTGCGGGGCGTGCTCGAACGGCAGGGAGAGCGTTTCCTCGAGCGCGTGTTCACCGCTGAGGAGCGGGCTTACTGCGCCCAGATGGCGCACCCGCACAAACATTACGCCGCGCGCTTCGCCGCGAAGGAGGCGGTGTCCAAGTGCTTCTCGACCGGGATCGGGGCCGAGCTCGGCTGGCGGTCCGTCTCCATCTATCACGGGCCCCGCCACCAGCCGCTCGTGCGGCTCGACGCCCAGGGCGAGGCGCTCCTGCGCCAGGTGGGTGCGACGCATGTGCATATCAGCCTTTCGCATACGGACACGGTCGCCATGGCGGTGGCGGCGCTGGTCCGGGCCTGA
- a CDS encoding VC0807 family protein: MSKPPPKRENVLLNLLCNIVIPTVILMKFSTDRFLGPLWGLLVALAFPFAYGVYDLLVRRKTNLLSILGFISVLLSGGLGLMKVGGLGFAIKDAAVPLVIGAAVLLSLRSKKPLVRELLLNEQIVDVEKVTAALEARQTMPAFDRLLRNASLWLAFAFVGSAILNFILARWILRSPPATPEFNAELGKMHILVWPVIVIPSMVVLMYVFWKLMRGLSELTGLSSDEIFHPEKPKS, from the coding sequence GTGTCGAAACCGCCACCGAAGAGAGAGAACGTCCTGCTGAACCTGCTGTGCAACATCGTCATCCCGACGGTGATCCTGATGAAGTTCAGCACGGACCGTTTCCTAGGGCCACTGTGGGGGCTGCTCGTCGCGCTCGCGTTTCCCTTCGCCTACGGCGTGTACGACCTGCTGGTCCGCCGGAAGACCAACCTGCTCTCGATCCTCGGCTTCATCAGCGTGCTGCTCTCGGGCGGGCTCGGGCTGATGAAGGTCGGCGGGTTGGGTTTCGCAATCAAGGACGCCGCGGTGCCGCTGGTGATCGGGGCGGCCGTGCTGTTGTCCCTGCGCAGCAAGAAGCCCCTGGTCCGCGAGCTGCTCCTGAACGAGCAGATCGTGGACGTGGAGAAGGTGACGGCGGCCCTTGAGGCGCGGCAGACGATGCCGGCCTTCGACCGGCTGCTGCGGAACGCCAGCCTGTGGCTGGCGTTCGCATTCGTGGGCAGCGCGATTCTCAACTTCATCCTCGCGCGCTGGATCCTGCGCAGCCCGCCGGCGACGCCGGAGTTCAACGCCGAGCTGGGCAAGATGCACATCCTCGTCTGGCCGGTGATCGTGATCCCCAGCATGGTCGTCCTCATGTACGTTTTCTGGAAACTCATGCGCGGCCTCAGCGAGCTCACCGGGCTCAGCTCCGACGAGATCTTCCATCCGGAGAAGCCGAAGAGCTGA